Proteins from a genomic interval of Verrucomicrobiota bacterium:
- a CDS encoding DUF5069 domain-containing protein codes for MVAYTWAQDFKQLYDKALGLYTNGNRDCTTYFNEKEISFLNDIGCNAQELYDFVEDWCCYSEPDYGTTLLITSIRRSYFRKILCGKLSSKVADISKLPSKTEAYGGVVWLPRVIEKARIKLEGEMHPDLMYGCGGDRKFFKDNHIDPADFLQLVWDTNGDKDLILKSIKH; via the coding sequence ATGGTAGCTTATACATGGGCGCAAGACTTCAAACAATTGTATGATAAAGCCTTAGGTCTTTATACAAATGGGAATAGGGATTGCACCACATACTTCAATGAGAAAGAAATTTCTTTTTTAAATGATATTGGTTGTAACGCCCAAGAATTATATGATTTTGTAGAGGATTGGTGTTGTTACAGCGAACCGGATTATGGCACCACTCTCTTGATAACATCTATACGCAGATCCTACTTTCGTAAGATCTTATGTGGCAAATTGTCCTCTAAAGTAGCAGATATTTCTAAACTTCCCTCTAAAACCGAGGCTTATGGTGGTGTAGTATGGTTACCAAGAGTTATTGAAAAAGCTAGGATCAAACTAGAGGGTGAAATGCATCCGGATCTCATGTATGGATGCGGCGGTGATCGAAAATTTTTCAAAGATAACCATATAGATCCAGCCGATTTCCTTCAGTTGGTCTGGGACACCAATGGAGACAAAGACCTAATCCTCAAGTCCATCAAGCATTAG